From a single Drosophila sulfurigaster albostrigata strain 15112-1811.04 chromosome 3, ASM2355843v2, whole genome shotgun sequence genomic region:
- the LOC133843963 gene encoding carboxypeptidase B1-like: MKLLWYAMCSLFIAQTKVKGCIYDGFKVYELTSKIHSSALDLYRMVKNESQYVLLSGRGTIVMVHPEAQDEFLHLLENNQWEHRVLNHDVGLDLRNAFEMNRNLSNLYPYKGHAGTDRYYTFDEINRYIEDLAQQYPSRVFVKTVGKSYEGRTMKTIRITNGDGRANKNVILMDGGIHAREWIAHAAVLYAIGELSNNYQKHAQLLQDYDWVILPVVNPDGYEFTQLSADNRFWRKTRQPINESCIGTDGNRNFDFHWNETGAYWDPCSTIYPGPKAFSEPETIVVRDLIQSLAEHGKMYLTLHSYGQYILYPYGYTNALPVTWRDLEDVARAGANAIMEATGTRYKVGCSGSSIYPISGASDDYAFNAGFPISFTMELPPGGANKFDPPASDIDRLVKEAWVGIEAMARKVIQKYPLKDNTVL; this comes from the exons CTTTAAAGTCTATGAATTAACATCGAAGATACATTCTTCAGCCTTAGATTTGTATAGAATGGTGAAGAATGAATCCCAATATGTGTTGTTGTCTGGCAGAGGAACTATTGTCATGGTTCATCCAGAGGCTCAAGatgaatttttgcatttgctggaGAATAATCAATGGGAACATAGAGTTCTCAATCACGATGTGGGCTTGGATTTACGTAATGCCTTTGAAATGAATCGCAATCTCAGCAATCTATATCCCTATAAAGGACATGCTGGGACTGATAGATATTACACTTTTGATGAAATCAATCGGTATATCGAGGATCTGGCTCAACAGTATCCAAGTCGTGTCTTTGTTAAGACTGTAGGAAAGAGTTACGAGGGTCGAACGATGAAGACAATAAGGATTACCAATGGAGATGGACGTGCCAATAAGAATGTTATCCTTATGGATGGAGGTATACATGCTCGTGAGTGGATTGCTCATGCCGCTGTACTTTATGCCATCGGTGAACTGTCGAATAACTATCAGAAACATGCTCAATTGCTGCAGGATTATGATTGGGTCATTCTGCCTGTGGTTAATCCTGATGGCTATGAGTTTACTCAGTTATCAGCGGACAACAGATTTTGGCGCAAGACTCGTCAGCCGATTAACGAGAGTTGCATTGGCACCGATGGCAATcggaattttgattttcattggAATGAAACTGGCGCTTACTGGGATCCTTGTAGTACCATATATCCCGGACCGAAAGCATTCTCTGAGCCAGAAACAATTGTGGTGCGGGACTTGATTCAGAGTCTAGCAGAACACGGCAAAATGTATCTGACATTGCATTCCTATGGCCAATATATACTTTATCCATATGGCTATACCAA TGCTTTGCCCGTGACTTGGCGAGATCTTGAGGATGTTGCTCGCGCTGGTGCCAATGCTATAATGGAGGCAACTGGCACGCGTTATAAAGTTGGCTGCTCCGGAAGTTCGATATATCCCATATCTGGCGCCAGTGATGATTATGCTTTCAATGCTGGATTTCCTATATCATTCACCATGGAACTGCCACCAGGTGGTGCTAACAAATTTGATCCACCTGCTTCGGATATTGATAGATTAGTTAAGGAGGCTTGGGTGGGCATCGAGGCAATGGCTCGTAAGGTCATACAAAAATATCCATTAAAAGACAATACTGTATTATAA